Proteins found in one Bacillus sp. (in: firmicutes) genomic segment:
- a CDS encoding SDR family oxidoreductase, whose protein sequence is MGLLDGKVAFITGASKGIGRATALVFAKEGAQLAINGRDEQGLVELADSIEKDFGRVVLVLTYDIANQAEMKQAFQSIYKQFGQLDVFVNNAGMLYDSLLGMIQSAKLDELINVNLNAAIYHMQYAARLMTRKKQGSIINVSSIFGRFGEAGQVAYSASKAALLGATMSAAKELAPLNIRVNAVAPGFIETGMTKGIPVEKYEERLAQIKMKRIGSPDEVANTILFLASDLSSYVTGQVIGVDGGMVV, encoded by the coding sequence ATGGGGCTTCTTGATGGTAAGGTAGCTTTCATCACTGGTGCCTCCAAAGGGATTGGACGAGCAACAGCACTTGTTTTTGCAAAGGAAGGAGCTCAGCTTGCAATCAATGGGCGTGATGAACAAGGTTTGGTAGAGCTTGCGGATAGTATTGAAAAAGATTTTGGTCGGGTAGTGCTTGTTCTTACCTATGATATAGCTAACCAAGCCGAAATGAAGCAAGCGTTTCAAAGCATATATAAGCAGTTTGGACAGCTCGATGTATTTGTCAATAATGCGGGCATGCTTTATGATAGTTTGCTCGGAATGATTCAGTCGGCAAAACTAGATGAGTTGATAAATGTAAATTTGAATGCAGCTATCTATCATATGCAATACGCAGCAAGACTGATGACACGGAAAAAACAGGGCTCGATAATTAATGTCAGTTCCATTTTTGGTCGCTTTGGCGAAGCGGGACAGGTTGCTTACTCTGCTTCGAAGGCGGCGCTGCTTGGCGCTACCATGTCAGCAGCAAAAGAGCTGGCACCTTTGAATATTCGTGTGAATGCGGTTGCGCCTGGTTTTATTGAAACAGGTATGACAAAGGGAATCCCAGTGGAAAAATATGAGGAACGTCTAGCGCAAATAAAAATGAAGCGTATCGGCAGTCCTGATGAGGTTGCAAATACGATCTTATTTTTAGCGTCTGATTTGTCATCGTATGTGACAGGGCAAGTAATTGGTGTTGATGGTGGGATGGTTGTTTAG
- a CDS encoding acyl carrier protein, with protein MNEQKLRGIFAESLGIDEERVTDNLQYNSIEEWDSIAHMALIAAIDDGFDIMMDTEDVIDLSSFAKAKEILVKYGVEF; from the coding sequence ATGAACGAACAAAAACTACGCGGAATTTTTGCTGAATCATTAGGAATTGACGAGGAGAGGGTTACTGACAATCTTCAATATAACAGCATTGAAGAATGGGACTCAATTGCCCATATGGCGTTGATAGCGGCGATTGATGATGGTTTTGATATTATGATGGATACGGAAGATGTGATTGATTTAAGTTCGTTTGCGAAGGCGAAGGAGATTTTAGTGAAGTATGGAGTGGAGTTTTAA
- a CDS encoding AMP-binding protein — translation MYFWNLENDCEQLAIIDKNVGKLTYAELFEKVQTIKKQFPFRSQKQLGLILCQNQSYSLIAYLAALQKRDAVMLLDEKLDESLLLNIIDTYKPDWIFSVGRKLELTDCYTISLYSFYQIWCRADGEEWPSVHPDLALLLSTSGTTGSAKFVRLSYENLQANAQAIIDYLPITTAERAITTLPMHYSYGLSVINSHFLARGTLILTNESMMSKEFWSMFHEYRATSFAGVPHTFQMLQRLRFEKMDLPSLRYFTQAGGRLAPSLVDYFAKCAEEKGVQFFVMYGQTEATARISYVPAQQIHEKLESIGVPIPNGKLWVDDNSSELLYEGPNVMMGYAETRQDLTKGNDLNGLLHTGDLGKVDEDGYFYIIGRMKRFIKLFGLRLNLDDIEKRIEKQLGIVSACVGNDERLQVFIEKEASLDEVKQELLKVYKLHPSAIKVSVIAKLPRFENGKINYNELKDL, via the coding sequence ATGTATTTTTGGAATTTAGAAAATGATTGTGAACAACTTGCAATTATCGATAAAAATGTTGGAAAATTGACATATGCAGAGCTGTTTGAAAAAGTTCAAACGATAAAAAAGCAGTTCCCATTCAGAAGCCAAAAGCAACTCGGCTTAATTTTATGTCAAAACCAATCCTATTCGCTGATTGCTTATCTAGCGGCTTTGCAAAAACGGGATGCTGTTATGCTGCTTGATGAAAAATTAGATGAGTCACTTTTATTAAATATTATTGATACTTATAAACCAGACTGGATTTTCTCAGTAGGACGAAAGCTTGAGCTGACGGATTGTTATACAATTTCGCTATATTCTTTTTATCAAATTTGGTGCAGGGCCGATGGTGAAGAATGGCCTTCTGTCCATCCGGATTTAGCCTTATTGCTTAGCACATCAGGCACCACAGGCAGTGCCAAATTTGTGCGACTTTCGTATGAAAATTTGCAAGCGAATGCTCAAGCGATTATAGATTATTTACCGATTACGACTGCTGAGCGGGCGATAACAACGCTCCCGATGCATTATTCTTATGGATTATCGGTTATCAACAGCCACTTTTTGGCTAGAGGAACTTTAATCCTAACGAATGAAAGTATGATGTCAAAGGAATTTTGGTCGATGTTTCATGAATATAGAGCAACCTCGTTTGCTGGTGTCCCTCACACATTTCAGATGCTTCAGCGCTTGCGCTTTGAGAAAATGGATTTACCTTCTTTGCGATATTTTACGCAGGCTGGTGGCAGGCTTGCCCCTTCTCTTGTGGACTATTTTGCAAAATGTGCAGAGGAGAAAGGTGTGCAATTTTTCGTGATGTATGGGCAAACGGAGGCAACGGCACGGATTAGTTATGTACCAGCCCAACAAATTCATGAGAAATTAGAATCCATTGGCGTACCAATACCGAACGGAAAACTATGGGTTGATGATAATTCGTCTGAATTACTATATGAAGGACCGAATGTGATGATGGGGTATGCGGAAACCCGTCAAGACCTTACTAAGGGTAATGATCTGAACGGTTTGCTTCATACCGGTGATTTAGGTAAGGTAGATGAAGATGGTTATTTTTATATCATCGGTAGAATGAAGCGATTTATTAAACTTTTTGGCTTGCGTTTAAATCTTGATGATATCGAAAAAAGAATTGAAAAGCAGCTTGGCATCGTTTCAGCATGTGTTGGCAATGATGAACGGCTACAAGTTTTTATAGAAAAAGAAGCTTCACTTGACGAAGTGAAGCAGGAGCTTTTGAAAGTTTACAAGCTTCATCCAAGTGCTATTAAAGTAAGTGTGATTGCTAAGCTACCACGCTTTGAAAATGGCAAAATAAACTATAATGAGCTAAAGGATTTGTGA
- a CDS encoding GDP-L-fucose synthase: protein MNKDAKIYVAGHNGLVGSAIKRQLERQGYERIIVRSSSEVDLRNQASVDQFFQIEKPDYVFLAAAKVGGILANHTKPAQFIYDNLMIQANVIHAAYVHNVKKLLFLGSSCIYPKLAPQPMKEEHLLTGELEPTNEPYAIAKIAGIKMCASYNRQYGTDFLAVMPTNLYGINDNFDLTSSHVLPALIRKFHEAKLNGLDNVEVWGTGQPKREFLYVDDLADACIYLMQNYHARDVGEFINIGMGVDISIAQLAVVIKNIVGYQGQITFNEDKPDGTPRKLLDVSKMNSLGWKSKVVLEEGIRTTYEWYRNHLSEVGD, encoded by the coding sequence ATGAATAAAGATGCGAAAATATATGTGGCTGGTCATAACGGTCTTGTTGGTTCAGCAATCAAAAGGCAGTTAGAAAGGCAAGGATATGAACGAATTATCGTTAGGTCTAGTAGTGAAGTAGATTTGCGAAATCAGGCAAGTGTAGACCAGTTTTTTCAAATCGAAAAACCTGATTATGTTTTTTTGGCAGCAGCAAAGGTTGGCGGAATTTTAGCAAATCATACAAAACCAGCACAGTTTATTTATGATAATTTAATGATTCAAGCAAATGTTATTCATGCCGCCTATGTGCATAATGTGAAGAAGCTTTTATTTTTAGGAAGCTCTTGTATTTACCCAAAATTAGCACCCCAACCAATGAAGGAAGAGCATTTATTAACTGGTGAGCTGGAGCCAACGAACGAACCGTATGCAATTGCAAAAATTGCAGGAATAAAAATGTGTGCTTCTTATAATAGACAATATGGGACTGATTTTTTAGCGGTCATGCCAACTAACTTATACGGAATAAATGATAATTTTGACTTAACTAGTTCACATGTCTTGCCAGCATTAATTCGTAAGTTTCATGAGGCAAAACTGAACGGTCTTGATAATGTAGAAGTATGGGGAACAGGTCAGCCAAAACGTGAATTTTTATATGTAGATGATTTGGCAGATGCGTGCATCTACTTAATGCAAAACTATCACGCTAGAGATGTTGGTGAATTTATTAATATTGGAATGGGTGTAGATATTTCCATTGCTCAGTTAGCGGTTGTTATTAAAAATATTGTTGGTTATCAAGGACAAATTACTTTTAATGAAGATAAACCAGATGGTACACCACGGAAGTTATTAGATGTATCAAAGATGAACAGTCTTGGCTGGAAGTCAAAAGTAGTGCTTGAAGAGGGTATTCGCACAACATATGAATGGTATCGAAACCATTTAAGTGAAGTAGGGGATTAA
- a CDS encoding mannose-1-phosphate guanylyltransferase: MKVILLSGGSGQRLWPLSNDVRAKQFLKVLKNEYGEMESMVQRVWSQLAEVGLTSDAVIATGKSQLDLLRNQLGDDVPLVLEPERRDTFPAIALASTFLQSKQNCDEEEIVAVLAVDPYVENIFFKKIIEMGEVLEQSDAELALIGVKPTYPSAKYGYIIPKQEYAEYLEVSHFVEKPSEDKAVDLINNGALWNCGVFAFRLKYMLDILRKLGLPINHDELYVRYNELPKISFDYQVVEKSSNIVALPYDGNWKDLGTWNTLTEEMGDSVIGNGKISEDSINTHIINELDISVMVLGLSNTVVAVSSDGILVSDKTASARLKEMLNGHKQRPMYEERRWGWYRVLDYTKLENGQEVLTKRIGISSGKNLSYQIHEKRREVWTIISGKGEFVLDGVLKEVKSGAVLEIPIGAKHAIKAVEDLEFIEVQMGSELVEEDIVRIAMTWEEIMNKLSR, encoded by the coding sequence ATGAAAGTAATTTTACTATCCGGTGGCTCTGGACAGAGATTATGGCCATTATCAAATGATGTTAGAGCGAAACAATTTTTGAAGGTTTTAAAAAATGAATATGGTGAAATGGAATCCATGGTGCAACGGGTGTGGAGCCAGTTGGCTGAAGTAGGGTTAACAAGTGATGCAGTTATTGCAACAGGTAAAAGCCAACTTGATTTGCTCCGCAACCAGCTAGGTGATGACGTTCCATTAGTTTTAGAACCGGAACGAAGAGATACTTTTCCAGCTATTGCATTAGCATCTACCTTTCTTCAGTCTAAACAAAATTGCGATGAAGAAGAAATAGTTGCAGTGCTTGCTGTTGATCCGTATGTAGAAAATATATTTTTCAAGAAAATAATAGAGATGGGGGAAGTTTTAGAACAATCAGATGCAGAATTGGCATTGATTGGTGTAAAGCCAACTTACCCGTCTGCAAAATATGGATATATTATACCGAAACAAGAGTATGCGGAATATCTTGAAGTGAGTCATTTTGTTGAAAAGCCTTCTGAGGACAAGGCTGTAGACTTAATCAATAATGGGGCACTATGGAATTGCGGAGTTTTTGCATTTCGTTTGAAGTATATGCTAGATATTTTAAGGAAATTGGGATTACCCATTAATCATGATGAATTATATGTTCGTTATAATGAATTGCCAAAGATTAGTTTTGATTATCAGGTTGTTGAGAAATCATCAAATATTGTGGCATTACCGTACGATGGGAACTGGAAAGACCTTGGCACATGGAACACCTTGACAGAGGAGATGGGTGATTCTGTTATTGGAAACGGAAAAATAAGTGAAGATAGTATTAATACACACATAATAAATGAATTAGACATTAGTGTAATGGTATTGGGGCTATCTAATACTGTTGTTGCCGTAAGTTCAGATGGTATTCTTGTTTCAGACAAAACTGCAAGTGCGAGATTAAAAGAAATGTTAAATGGTCATAAGCAAAGACCTATGTATGAAGAAAGACGCTGGGGATGGTATCGCGTTCTTGATTATACGAAATTAGAAAATGGTCAGGAAGTTTTAACAAAACGGATTGGCATCTCATCTGGGAAAAATTTAAGCTATCAAATCCACGAAAAACGTAGAGAAGTTTGGACAATTATTTCGGGAAAAGGTGAATTTGTTTTAGACGGAGTTCTGAAAGAAGTTAAATCTGGGGCTGTGCTTGAAATACCTATTGGGGCAAAACACGCTATAAAGGCTGTCGAAGATCTTGAATTTATTGAGGTGCAGATGGGTAGCGAGCTTGTTGAAGAGGATATAGTTCGGATTGCGATGACTTGGGAAGAGATTATGAATAAACTTTCTAGATAA